In the genome of Tripterygium wilfordii isolate XIE 37 chromosome 19, ASM1340144v1, whole genome shotgun sequence, one region contains:
- the LOC119985432 gene encoding short-chain dehydrogenase reductase ATA1-like: METKVQMQGLSTKKLTGKVAVITGGARGIGAATAKLFAQNGAHVVIADILDDLGVNLAESIGGRYIQCDVMNEADVESAVQLALEWKGRLDIMVNNAGIPGYGGSITNIDMEKFKHLFSVNVNGIVHGIKHAARAMIRGQKGGSIICTSSSAALMGGLGSHAYTSSKEAIIGLARSTACELGVHGIRVNCISPHGVPSEMLVDAYRKLLGKTDIGPEDVSKIVGERGSLLKGRGGTLEDVAQAALFLASEDSDFITAHNLVMDGGYTSANSNMTSIYQKEEN; this comes from the coding sequence ATGGAGACAAAAGTTCAGATGCAGGGGTTATCAACCAAGAAGTTAACAGGCAAGGTTGCTGTAATAACTGGTGGTGCAAGAGGAATTGGAGCAGCCACAGCAAAACTTTTTGCGCAAAATGGGGCTCATGTTGTCATTGCTGACATACTCGACGATCTAGGGGTGAACCTCGCTGAGTCTATAGGAGGCCGATACATACAATGCGATGTTATGAATGAAGCAGATGTTGAATCAGCGGTGCAGCTAGCATTAGAATGGAAAGGCAGACTAGACATCATGGTCAACAATGCAGGAATTCCTGGCTATGGAGGGAGCATCACCAATATAGACATGGAGAAATTCAAGCATCTCTTCTCAGTCAATGTGAATGGGATTGTACATGGAATCAAGCACGCAGCGAGGGCTATGATTCGAGGCCAAAAGGGAGGGAGTATCATTTGTACATCAAGCTCTGCAGCTTTAATGGGAGGCCTCGGATCGCACGCCTACACATCATCGAAAGAGGCTATAATTGGATTGGCAAGAAGCACTGCTTGTGAGTTGGGGGTTCATGGAATTCGAGTGAATTGCATTTCTCCGCACGGTGTCCCCTCAGAGATGCTTGTCGATGCCTACAGAAAATTACTTGGGAAGACAGACATTGGGCCGGAAGACGTGAGCAAAATCGTCGGGGAGAGAGGAAGTCTGCTGAAGGGGAGAGGTGGAACACTAGAAGATGTGGCACAAGCTGCATTGTTTCTTGCCAGTGAAGATTCTGATTTCATAACTGCACACAATCTTGTAATGGATGGGGGATATACTTCTGCAAACAGTAACATGACTTCCATttaccaaaaagaagaaaactga